One Rhodoferax sp. GW822-FHT02A01 genomic window, TCGCCAAGTGCTATGGCGGCGACATTTCCCGCAAGCGCAAGCTCCTTGAAAAACAAAAAGCAGGCAAGAAACGCATGAAGCAAATTGGTTCGGTTGAAGTTCCCCAGGAAGCGTTCCTGGCCATTCTGCAGGTGGAAGATTGATGCAAGCCTTGACCTCCGCCATTCTGGGCGCCTTTGTGCTGTATGCCGCATCCTGGTACTTCGGCCTTGTTGACGGCAACTTTGCGCTGCTCCTATTTCTTGCATCGCTGGTAACCGGAGCCTACTGGCTGGCCGAGCGCTTCTATTTCCTGCCCCGTCGCAAAGCCGCAGTGGCAGCTTTGGAGGCCAATGATGCACAGCGTCGGGCCGAGCTCGCCAAGATGGGCATTGCCCAGGTGGATGGCGATGTGTCGGAAGCCAAAGTGCGTTTGCTGATGCAGCCCTGGTGGCTGGATTGGACGGCAGGACTGTTCCCGGTGATCATCACGGTGTTCCTGTTGCGCTCTTTCCTGTTTGAGCCATTCAAGATTCCTTCGGGTTCCATGATTCCGACCCTGCTGGTGGGTGACCTGATTCTGGTGAACAAGTTCACCTATGGTCTGCGCCTGCCGGTACTCAACAAGAAGATCACCGAGGGCAACAAGCCACAACGCGGTGATGTCATGGTGTTTCGCTATCCGCCAAAGCCCAGTCTGGATTACATCAAGCGGGTGGTGGGCGTTCCGGGCGACACGGTGGCCTATCTGAACAAGCGGCTCACCATCAACGGTGTGGTGCAACCCACCGCTGCGGTCCCCGAGTTCTTCGACGAAGACTCCATGCGGTACTTCAAGCACTACGAGGAAGTGCTGGGGGGTGTAAAACACCGCATCCTCAACGACGACGACCGGCCCGCGTTTGTTCCGGGTGCAGATCAGTTTGCAGGACGTGAGGGGTGCAGCTATACCATTGAGGGCGTGACCTGCAAGGTGCCACCGGGACAGTACTTCATGATGGGCGACAATCGCGACAATTCCATGGATTCGCGCTATTGGGGGTTTGTACCCGATGAAAATATTGTGGGTAAGGCCATATTCATATGGATGAACTTCAGCCATCCCAAGCGGATTGGTTTCTTCAATTGATATTGCGGGGAAAGATAAATGTCTGAACAGCTTCCGTCCAAGCAACGTGGTATTTCCTTCATCGGTCTGCTCTTTGTAGCTGCGGTACTGGCAATGGCCGGCGTGGTCATTGCGCAGGTATTCCCTACGGCCATTGAATACATGAATGTGCAGAAAGCGGCGCAGAAGGCCGCGACGGACGGCTCCACGCCTGCCGAAATCCGCATGATTTTCGACAAGAATGCCGATATCAACGACATCAAGTCCATCCGCGGCAAGGATCTGGACATCAGCAAACAAGGCGACAAGGTCGTGGTGGCGTTCAGCTACCAACGGGAGATTCATCTGGTTGGGCCGGCCTTTCTGACCATGAAGTACGAAGGTCAATCCAAATAAGGTGGCTGATAGTCTTCAGGAGTTGCAGCGGCGCTTGCAACATCAATTTGCGAATCCGTCCCTGCTTTCCCGTGCGCTGACGCACCGCAGCTTTTCGTCCGATCACTATGAGCGTCTGGAGTTCCTGGGCGACTCGGTCCTGGGGCTGGCGATTTCGGCCCTGCTGTATTCCCGTCTGGACAAGCTTGCAGAGGGTGACTTGTCCCGCGTGCGTGCCAATCTGGTCAAGCAAGAGACCTTGCATCAACTGGCCGTAGAGTTGGGGCTTCCCGACCTGCTGCGCCTGGGGGAAGGCGAGGTCCGTTCCGGTGGGCAGAAGCGCCCCTCCATCCTCGCGGATGCACTGGAAGCCATCATCGGCGCGGTCTATCTCGATGCCGGTTATGGCAAGGCGCAGGAACTGGTCTATCGCCTCTTCAACGCGGTGGAAATCAACCCGCAGATGGATGCCATTGGCAAGGATGCCAAGACAGCCTTGCAGGAATGGTTGCAAGGGCGCAAGATGAAACTGCCGGTTTACAAGGTCGTAGGTACCTTGGGTGCCGCGCATAAGCAAACCTTTGACGTGGAGTGTGAAATACCTGAACTCCGACTGTCCGAACGCGGCATTGGTGGCTCACGCCGTGCCGGGGAGCAGGCTGCTGCCACAGCCATGTTGCAAACACTTCAAACCAAATACCCAACATGAACGCTCCCAAAAAACCATCCGCCAAGTCCGCCACCAAAGCACCAGCAAAGGCAGCTGTCAGCGAGGCGCCCGCCATCGAAGAGGTGGACCAGCCTGATCTGGATGCCATGCTGCAGGGCCTG contains:
- the lepB gene encoding signal peptidase I codes for the protein MQALTSAILGAFVLYAASWYFGLVDGNFALLLFLASLVTGAYWLAERFYFLPRRKAAVAALEANDAQRRAELAKMGIAQVDGDVSEAKVRLLMQPWWLDWTAGLFPVIITVFLLRSFLFEPFKIPSGSMIPTLLVGDLILVNKFTYGLRLPVLNKKITEGNKPQRGDVMVFRYPPKPSLDYIKRVVGVPGDTVAYLNKRLTINGVVQPTAAVPEFFDEDSMRYFKHYEEVLGGVKHRILNDDDRPAFVPGADQFAGREGCSYTIEGVTCKVPPGQYFMMGDNRDNSMDSRYWGFVPDENIVGKAIFIWMNFSHPKRIGFFN
- the rnc gene encoding ribonuclease III — its product is MADSLQELQRRLQHQFANPSLLSRALTHRSFSSDHYERLEFLGDSVLGLAISALLYSRLDKLAEGDLSRVRANLVKQETLHQLAVELGLPDLLRLGEGEVRSGGQKRPSILADALEAIIGAVYLDAGYGKAQELVYRLFNAVEINPQMDAIGKDAKTALQEWLQGRKMKLPVYKVVGTLGAAHKQTFDVECEIPELRLSERGIGGSRRAGEQAAATAMLQTLQTKYPT
- a CDS encoding DUF4845 domain-containing protein — encoded protein: MSEQLPSKQRGISFIGLLFVAAVLAMAGVVIAQVFPTAIEYMNVQKAAQKAATDGSTPAEIRMIFDKNADINDIKSIRGKDLDISKQGDKVVVAFSYQREIHLVGPAFLTMKYEGQSK